The following proteins are co-located in the Pedobacter sp. FW305-3-2-15-E-R2A2 genome:
- a CDS encoding NAD(P)H-dependent oxidoreductase: MRTAKINILAISGSTRKTSSNINLIKAIALLATEIFSITIFEGLTELPHFNPDLDYGQVAEDEKVASFRKQLRDADAVLICTPEYAVGVPGTLKNAIDWTVSTMEFSKKPVALITASTSGSRAHQSLLGTLLIIESKISSATQLLISAIQTKLNSDLQITDEETLNKVSQLIRSLTEIVNGEFPESGLLPAPLLN; encoded by the coding sequence ATGAGAACAGCTAAAATAAATATCCTTGCCATTTCCGGAAGCACCAGAAAAACCTCTTCAAATATTAACCTGATTAAGGCCATTGCCCTATTGGCCACAGAAATTTTTTCGATCACTATTTTTGAAGGGCTCACAGAATTGCCTCATTTTAATCCGGATCTGGATTATGGACAAGTGGCAGAAGATGAAAAGGTGGCAAGCTTCAGAAAGCAGCTCAGGGATGCTGATGCGGTTTTAATCTGTACCCCCGAGTATGCCGTTGGCGTTCCCGGTACTTTAAAAAACGCCATTGACTGGACTGTTTCTACGATGGAATTCTCCAAAAAACCGGTAGCTTTGATTACGGCATCCACCTCGGGAAGCAGGGCACATCAATCTTTACTTGGAACCTTATTAATTATTGAATCCAAAATCAGTTCCGCTACACAACTCCTGATTTCTGCGATTCAAACAAAGTTGAATTCAGATCTTCAGATTACAGATGAGGAGACGCTAAACAAGGTTAGTCAGCTGATACGGTCTTTAACGGAAATTGTAAACGGAGAATTCCCAGAGTCCGGGCTTTTGCCTGCGCCGCTTTTAAATTAG
- a CDS encoding DinB family protein has translation MENHIADVQKIYASPFVIATEDLLVHWQGHRRLTRRAIEAFPEKEFFNYSIGGMRPFSEMVLEMIGLASSGMNGVLTGEWDKVGTLSHHTNDSKPTTKSEILKLWDELTVDIEIGWPKIPLSRFHEIDLAYGEYEGPIYSFVLYWIDNEIHHRAQATVYLRSLGIEPPYFWLRD, from the coding sequence ATGGAAAATCATATTGCAGACGTACAAAAAATTTATGCCTCCCCTTTTGTAATTGCCACGGAAGACCTGCTGGTTCACTGGCAGGGACACCGCCGGCTTACACGAAGAGCGATTGAAGCTTTTCCGGAAAAGGAGTTCTTTAATTATAGTATTGGCGGGATGCGCCCTTTCTCGGAAATGGTGCTGGAAATGATCGGGTTGGCATCATCAGGAATGAATGGTGTCCTGACCGGAGAATGGGATAAAGTGGGTACACTGTCTCATCATACCAATGACTCAAAACCTACAACGAAATCAGAAATACTGAAGTTATGGGATGAGTTAACGGTCGACATAGAGATCGGATGGCCCAAGATTCCTTTAAGCCGTTTTCATGAAATTGATCTTGCCTATGGTGAATATGAAGGACCAATTTATTCTTTCGTCTTATATTGGATCGACAATGAAATTCACCACCGTGCACAGGCAACGGTCTACCTGAGGTCCCTGGGAATCGAACCGCCCTATTTTTGGCTACGTGATTAA
- a CDS encoding efflux RND transporter permease subunit, translated as MNMIRFALKKPLTIMVAILAIAYFSFTAIRNINVDIFPKVELPVIYIAMPYGGLTPAYMDGFMANEFQKVLIFVSGVKDIDFKSVQGFTLMKLTFYPGTDMAQASGELSAQVSRAMGFLPPGAVPPQVVRFDGSSLPIGQLVFESAEKSITELQTLALTKIRPMFVTIPGVTAPAPFGGNVRTMVVKVNPELMLSYGLSAEEVTTAIAKNNFPAPAGNIRIGDQNLMSPVNSMANGPEEFLNIPIRNGSGTNVFVKDIASVEDAADVTTGYAIINGKRSVYLPVIKKADASTLKVVENLKASIPKLKAALPEDVDVKYVFDQSGYIERSLENLIHEGLLGAILTGLMVFLFLGDSRGALIVVLTIPIAILSAVIMLYMFGQTINVMTLSGLALAIGILVDEATVTIENIHQHFEMEKPKQRAILDALLEISIPKILILFCILAVLIPSFMMTGIPRDMFMPLSLAVAFAMIASFIASQTFVPILANWLMKPELFQHHKISLHRKELTRFEKFKRRYLMLIRAGQQKTGRVIGLYVVLVLSMILAAGLTIGTDILPASNSGDIQVRMLAPEGSRLEKTEAYLERLTRVITAQMPEGSVKISSAFVGLQPSATAINPIFLFTSASHEAVLQLSIDQKKFDKSISGLKEQIRKEVDKQMPELRISFEPMELVEKIMSQGAMNPVQIKVAAGQLKGAEKFAMKIEAGLKKVPFLRDVRIAEPLNYPSVQINVNREQAAQFGLTMDDVSKALTMATSSTRFTNKNLWIDPKSGLVFQVQVQVPEPDMQSLDRLRSLPLKSGQSRPVLEDVAILQMVKLPAQVNRQGPNRYVTVLANVHQSDLGAASTAVQKVLKEVGEPPRGLLVSSEGLMQLLEETLSGLQTGLAVAIVVIFLMLTAYYQSFALSGLILSVVPAVIGGSLLMLLISGSTLNLQSYMGIIMSVGVSVSNAVLMINQAEVNRLKHGLPVRQAALLAVSSRLRPIIMTTMAMIAGMVPMAIGMGEGGEQIAPLGQAVIGGLLLSTLTALLVLPQLFVLIMKNKKRDSLSLDPDDPMNKNLLIPHI; from the coding sequence ATGAATATGATCAGGTTTGCATTAAAAAAGCCTTTAACAATAATGGTGGCCATCCTGGCGATTGCCTATTTTTCTTTTACCGCCATTAGAAACATCAATGTAGATATCTTTCCAAAGGTGGAACTGCCGGTCATCTATATTGCCATGCCTTATGGAGGATTGACCCCGGCTTATATGGATGGCTTTATGGCCAATGAGTTTCAAAAGGTACTCATTTTTGTCAGCGGAGTAAAGGACATAGATTTTAAGAGTGTTCAGGGATTTACCTTGATGAAGCTTACTTTTTATCCCGGAACAGATATGGCACAGGCCTCGGGAGAGCTCTCGGCACAGGTGTCCCGTGCGATGGGCTTCCTGCCTCCGGGCGCAGTACCTCCACAGGTAGTCCGTTTTGATGGAAGTTCTCTTCCCATTGGACAGTTGGTATTTGAAAGTGCGGAAAAATCCATTACAGAATTACAAACCCTTGCCCTGACCAAAATCAGACCGATGTTTGTGACGATTCCCGGAGTAACCGCACCGGCGCCTTTTGGGGGAAATGTAAGAACAATGGTGGTTAAAGTGAATCCGGAACTGATGCTTTCTTATGGTTTATCCGCAGAAGAAGTGACCACTGCCATTGCCAAAAATAACTTCCCTGCTCCGGCAGGAAACATTCGGATCGGTGATCAGAACCTGATGAGCCCGGTTAATTCTATGGCCAATGGCCCGGAAGAATTCCTGAATATTCCCATCAGGAATGGCTCAGGAACGAATGTTTTTGTAAAAGACATTGCCAGTGTAGAGGATGCCGCCGATGTAACGACGGGATATGCGATCATCAATGGCAAACGTTCCGTTTACCTTCCGGTGATCAAAAAGGCGGATGCTTCTACGCTCAAGGTGGTGGAAAATCTGAAAGCCTCTATTCCAAAGCTGAAGGCCGCATTGCCCGAAGATGTGGATGTGAAATATGTATTTGACCAAAGCGGATACATAGAACGCTCGCTTGAAAACCTGATTCATGAAGGGCTGCTTGGCGCGATCTTAACAGGATTAATGGTGTTTCTTTTTCTCGGAGATTCCAGGGGAGCCTTGATTGTGGTGCTTACCATTCCCATTGCCATCCTTTCGGCAGTGATTATGTTGTATATGTTTGGTCAGACCATCAATGTTATGACCCTCAGTGGACTGGCACTGGCCATAGGTATTCTCGTGGATGAAGCAACGGTAACGATAGAAAATATCCACCAGCATTTTGAAATGGAAAAACCGAAACAAAGGGCCATCCTGGATGCATTACTGGAAATTTCTATTCCCAAAATTCTGATCCTGTTCTGTATCCTGGCAGTATTGATTCCTTCTTTCATGATGACTGGCATTCCCAGAGATATGTTTATGCCTTTATCACTGGCTGTGGCCTTTGCCATGATCGCCTCCTTTATCGCATCACAAACATTTGTTCCCATTCTCGCCAACTGGCTGATGAAACCGGAACTTTTCCAGCACCATAAGATTAGCCTGCATAGAAAAGAGCTGACGCGGTTTGAAAAATTTAAGCGGCGTTACCTGATGCTGATTCGTGCAGGTCAGCAAAAAACAGGGAGGGTGATCGGGCTTTATGTTGTCCTTGTGCTCAGTATGATTCTTGCAGCAGGATTAACGATTGGAACAGATATCCTTCCTGCCAGTAACAGTGGCGACATTCAAGTCCGGATGTTGGCCCCCGAAGGAAGCAGACTGGAAAAAACAGAAGCTTATCTCGAACGGTTAACCCGCGTGATTACCGCACAGATGCCGGAAGGCTCGGTTAAAATCAGCTCTGCATTTGTTGGCTTACAACCTTCTGCAACTGCCATCAATCCCATTTTCCTCTTTACGAGTGCTTCTCATGAAGCCGTTTTACAGTTGTCCATAGATCAGAAAAAATTCGATAAATCAATTTCAGGTCTTAAAGAACAAATTCGTAAAGAAGTAGATAAACAAATGCCTGAACTCAGGATCAGTTTTGAACCGATGGAGTTGGTGGAGAAAATCATGAGCCAGGGGGCAATGAACCCCGTTCAGATTAAAGTGGCCGCAGGACAACTGAAGGGTGCAGAGAAGTTTGCCATGAAGATTGAAGCCGGATTAAAGAAAGTCCCTTTTCTTCGTGATGTACGGATCGCGGAACCCCTCAATTATCCAAGTGTACAGATTAATGTAAACAGGGAACAGGCGGCCCAGTTTGGATTGACCATGGATGATGTCAGTAAAGCGCTGACTATGGCCACTTCATCTACCCGTTTTACCAATAAAAATCTTTGGATAGATCCTAAGTCAGGTCTTGTTTTTCAGGTGCAAGTCCAGGTTCCGGAACCAGACATGCAATCGTTGGATAGGCTACGTTCATTGCCCCTGAAATCGGGACAGTCAAGGCCGGTTCTGGAAGATGTCGCGATACTTCAGATGGTCAAATTACCTGCACAGGTGAACCGGCAGGGACCAAACCGGTACGTAACGGTATTGGCCAATGTTCATCAGTCAGATCTGGGCGCCGCTTCAACAGCGGTACAAAAGGTCCTTAAGGAGGTAGGTGAACCGCCCAGAGGACTGCTGGTTTCTTCAGAAGGGCTGATGCAATTGCTCGAAGAAACCCTTTCCGGATTACAAACCGGACTGGCAGTTGCGATAGTCGTGATTTTCCTGATGCTGACCGCCTATTACCAATCTTTTGCCTTATCCGGATTAATCCTTTCTGTGGTTCCGGCCGTGATCGGAGGAAGCCTGTTGATGCTGTTGATTTCCGGAAGTACCTTGAACCTGCAATCGTATATGGGCATCATCATGTCGGTAGGCGTCTCTGTTTCTAATGCAGTGCTGATGATCAATCAGGCGGAAGTGAACCGCCTGAAACATGGGTTGCCTGTAAGACAGGCCGCTCTTCTGGCCGTTTCATCGCGTTTACGTCCCATCATTATGACCACCATGGCGATGATTGCAGGGATGGTTCCGATGGCAATAGGGATGGGAGAAGGTGGCGAACAAATTGCTCCATTGGGACAGGCCGTTATCGGAGGACTCCTTCTATCTACTCTGACTGCGCTGCTGGTTTTACCACAGCTCTTTGTACTGATCATGAAAAACAAGAAAAGAGATAGCCTCAGCCTTGATCCTGATGATCCAATGAATAAAAACCTATTAATTCCCCATATATAA
- a CDS encoding DsrE family protein: MKNLTFILCMFLFSAFLKPLMAQEKAGFTGAKATMKHYKALYVLNSGEEKKINGTLRNIKNALEDPRLKGKLELELIVFGDGVAVYQKNSNYEAALKLLQSKGVILAQCENTLKERKIDKSELFDFISFVPSGNGEIIIRQQQGWAVVHP, translated from the coding sequence ATGAAAAATCTAACCTTTATCCTCTGCATGTTCCTTTTTTCTGCTTTTTTAAAACCACTGATGGCGCAGGAAAAAGCCGGTTTTACAGGTGCCAAAGCGACCATGAAACACTACAAAGCGCTATATGTGCTCAATAGCGGAGAGGAGAAAAAGATCAATGGCACTTTACGGAACATCAAAAATGCATTGGAAGATCCCCGCCTTAAAGGCAAACTGGAATTAGAACTGATTGTCTTTGGTGATGGGGTGGCAGTTTACCAAAAGAACAGCAATTACGAAGCTGCTTTAAAATTGTTACAGTCGAAAGGTGTGATCCTGGCCCAATGTGAGAACACCCTGAAGGAAAGGAAAATTGATAAATCTGAATTGTTCGATTTCATCAGTTTCGTTCCCAGCGGAAATGGGGAAATTATCATTCGCCAGCAACAGGGCTGGGCAGTTGTTCATCCTTAA
- a CDS encoding FecR family protein, whose amino-acid sequence MDRNELKRLAQKYLEGTASEQEKALLNQWYDTSEEGWVENVHTKKPETEEQVRQRIFDNLKNKGFLKMEEMSENSGRSVSMRRLLLKITAAAAVLTLIFFGWQFSNSRFGAAEKKLVSVPGNKIIEITLPDSSKVWLNAGSVFKYPKKFNDKNRTVELIEGRAFFEVKHRSKHPFIVKTNSLNVVVLGTSFDVRAYKNEGTTKVSVVTGKVGITMKDAVKKPAVMLLPKEQVVLTNIKNHLIKAVAPEIAVNAWCNSKLVFEQETLRNVFSVLEKKHHIKINTENPALLDERISITLGDQNLAVTMDILSFTKHFKYQMANDNIIIK is encoded by the coding sequence ATGGATAGGAACGAACTCAAAAGACTGGCACAAAAATACCTTGAAGGAACAGCTAGTGAACAAGAAAAAGCACTGCTCAACCAATGGTACGATACTTCTGAGGAGGGCTGGGTAGAAAATGTTCATACCAAAAAACCGGAAACTGAAGAACAGGTCAGGCAACGGATCTTTGATAACCTGAAAAATAAAGGCTTCCTGAAAATGGAAGAAATGAGCGAAAACTCTGGACGCAGCGTTTCTATGAGAAGGCTTCTGTTAAAAATTACAGCGGCTGCTGCGGTGTTGACCCTGATCTTTTTTGGATGGCAGTTTAGCAACTCCCGCTTTGGAGCTGCAGAAAAAAAACTGGTCAGCGTTCCTGGCAATAAGATCATAGAAATCACCTTGCCAGATAGCTCAAAAGTATGGCTCAATGCTGGCTCCGTATTTAAATATCCTAAAAAATTTAATGACAAAAACCGCACGGTAGAATTGATCGAAGGCCGTGCCTTTTTCGAAGTGAAACATAGAAGCAAACATCCCTTTATTGTGAAAACCAATAGCCTGAATGTCGTGGTTCTGGGAACTTCCTTTGATGTGAGGGCGTATAAAAATGAAGGCACCACAAAAGTAAGTGTGGTGACCGGGAAAGTGGGGATTACGATGAAAGATGCAGTTAAAAAGCCTGCTGTGATGTTACTTCCTAAAGAGCAGGTCGTGTTAACCAATATCAAAAATCACCTGATTAAAGCCGTTGCTCCTGAGATTGCCGTAAACGCCTGGTGTAACAGTAAATTGGTATTTGAGCAGGAAACCTTAAGAAACGTATTCTCCGTCCTGGAGAAAAAACATCATATTAAAATCAACACCGAAAACCCGGCACTGCTCGACGAAAGAATCTCCATCACCCTTGGTGATCAGAATTTAGCCGTGACAATGGACATCCTAAGCTTTACCAAACATTTTAAATACCAAATGGCCAATGACAACATAATCATCAAATAG
- a CDS encoding TolC family protein produces MMKKLPLYLTGMLLMLYSVCAYSQGPKEGSLSYLWELMGDKYPMLTEKQARIEEFEYRKKELKTAALPQVQLQLQNSFGTFAGTNGAFFPIPGVFNVNGNVEKKPGASGNTMNTFGSVLLDWKISQFGKQQKMVEAAGFEVREAQSNYEASLLSLRAKMTRTYLNVLYAQSGLSWADKNVSRVKEIFDLSSSLAEAGLKPGADTALAAAAYLQAMSLQEEWKGKYAEGQDNLKEFVPGLSGMPILALEIYRNIRLPDQSLDSVSASHPFLQVLDQRFKYQQSQKKVLARKQLPSIALLAGLSARGTGISRDGRVHQDFASGFDNSSRNYLIGLGLSWNLTGLYTGSLEKKRAQKQVDVVQSQYQLQKLQMNTALQAISSRIAAQVKQVAKTKTALKKTLNAYDLYLSRYEAGLINLTELLQIQALLQQVENSDLELCQELWNQLNTKAELSGDYSYLFNNLK; encoded by the coding sequence ATGATGAAGAAACTACCTCTTTATCTGACGGGTATGCTGCTGATGCTATACAGTGTTTGCGCCTACTCTCAGGGACCTAAAGAAGGCTCACTTTCCTATTTATGGGAATTGATGGGCGACAAATATCCTATGCTGACTGAAAAGCAGGCGAGGATCGAAGAATTTGAATATCGGAAGAAAGAGTTGAAAACTGCAGCTCTTCCGCAGGTTCAGTTACAATTACAAAACTCCTTTGGCACTTTTGCAGGTACAAATGGCGCATTCTTTCCAATTCCAGGTGTATTCAATGTGAATGGCAATGTGGAAAAGAAGCCTGGTGCTTCGGGCAACACGATGAATACTTTTGGCTCGGTCTTGCTGGATTGGAAGATCTCTCAGTTTGGCAAACAACAAAAGATGGTGGAAGCTGCGGGATTTGAAGTCCGGGAAGCGCAAAGTAATTATGAGGCTTCCTTGCTCTCACTCCGTGCTAAAATGACAAGGACTTACCTGAATGTACTTTATGCCCAGTCAGGTTTAAGCTGGGCGGATAAAAATGTGTCACGTGTAAAGGAAATTTTTGACCTTTCTTCAAGCCTGGCCGAAGCGGGATTGAAGCCTGGCGCAGATACCGCTCTTGCGGCTGCTGCTTACCTCCAGGCGATGTCGCTGCAAGAAGAGTGGAAGGGCAAATATGCCGAAGGTCAGGATAACCTGAAGGAATTTGTACCCGGACTGAGCGGAATGCCTATTCTTGCGCTGGAAATTTACAGGAACATCAGACTGCCGGATCAAAGTCTGGATTCTGTGTCCGCAAGCCATCCATTTCTACAGGTTCTGGATCAGCGCTTCAAATATCAACAGAGCCAGAAAAAGGTTTTGGCAAGAAAGCAATTGCCCTCCATCGCTTTGCTTGCTGGTCTTTCTGCGCGGGGAACGGGGATCAGCAGGGATGGGCGTGTACATCAGGATTTTGCTTCCGGATTTGACAACAGTTCCCGTAATTACCTGATCGGGTTGGGGCTCAGCTGGAATCTTACGGGCCTGTACACTGGTTCGTTGGAAAAAAAACGTGCTCAGAAACAGGTCGATGTAGTACAATCTCAATATCAGTTGCAAAAGCTTCAGATGAATACCGCTTTGCAGGCCATCTCTTCGCGAATCGCCGCACAGGTTAAACAAGTGGCGAAAACGAAAACCGCACTGAAGAAAACCTTAAATGCCTATGACTTGTACTTGTCGAGATATGAAGCCGGACTGATCAACCTGACAGAACTCCTTCAGATTCAGGCGCTGTTACAGCAAGTGGAGAACAGCGATCTCGAACTATGTCAGGAGCTTTGGAACCAGCTGAATACCAAGGCCGAGCTTTCCGGTGATTACAGCTATCTGTTCAACAATTTAAAATAA
- a CDS encoding sigma-70 family RNA polymerase sigma factor, which yields MNANHLTPDDELILLLRQGDELAFTEIYNQYWDKLYYIAHKLLKDPDAAEGIVQEVFLVLWKKRESLHIQCIPSYLAAMTRYAVFRYLSKEKRSRQQENIVGLLTANATSEIEIDHKILLEIITELSNKLPEKCRLVFQYNKLQDQSLSEVAAQLNISQKTAEAHLTKALRIIRANVGDVLNLLIVLYTIK from the coding sequence GTGAACGCTAATCATTTAACTCCGGACGATGAACTCATCTTGCTCCTCAGGCAGGGCGACGAATTAGCTTTTACAGAAATATACAACCAATATTGGGATAAACTATATTATATCGCCCATAAGCTTTTAAAAGACCCCGATGCTGCCGAAGGAATTGTTCAGGAAGTGTTCCTGGTCCTCTGGAAAAAAAGAGAAAGCCTCCACATTCAGTGTATCCCATCTTACCTTGCTGCAATGACCCGTTATGCGGTATTCCGCTACCTTTCTAAGGAGAAACGTTCCAGACAGCAGGAAAATATTGTTGGCCTTTTAACGGCCAATGCTACCTCAGAAATCGAGATAGACCATAAAATCCTGTTGGAAATCATCACCGAGCTGTCTAATAAACTCCCTGAAAAATGCCGCCTGGTATTTCAATATAATAAATTACAGGACCAATCCCTCTCCGAGGTGGCCGCCCAACTGAACATTTCTCAGAAAACAGCCGAAGCACACCTGACTAAGGCATTGCGCATCATTCGCGCTAATGTTGGAGATGTACTGAACTTATTAATAGTCTTGTATACCATCAAATAG
- a CDS encoding efflux RND transporter periplasmic adaptor subunit — MRLLKKIHIEKYTFLLCLPLALAGCASEQPKSGQQAAPKTELPKPQFVKPVLEQPVYQLSLPGELRPYEEVMIYPKVKGFLKKIFVDRGSKVKKGQLLAVLEAPEVAQRYVSAKSDERKFYEDYRYSRQSYERLKKAAIKTGAVAAIELDKALSKLKSDSAAYAAVKSNTLVSDQLQQYLSIRAPFDGTVMDKNVSVGALVGENNTTPLFSIVQNDKLRLTVAIPEKHSQSVSKNTKASFTVSALPGKTFHALLSRNGAFLQQKLRSVTTEFDVINKDLVLGGGEYAQVKLDMRRPEATFWLPATSIVQAQSGVFIIRLEGQHLKKVPVVVGIRKGELMEVFADLNIADQVLKKGTEEWKDGQKI, encoded by the coding sequence ATGAGACTATTAAAAAAAATACACATCGAAAAATATACCTTCTTGTTATGCCTTCCACTGGCATTGGCCGGATGCGCTTCTGAACAGCCGAAGAGCGGACAACAGGCGGCACCGAAAACGGAACTGCCAAAGCCACAATTCGTAAAACCCGTATTGGAACAACCAGTCTATCAGCTTTCCTTGCCGGGAGAGCTGAGGCCTTATGAAGAGGTGATGATCTATCCTAAAGTTAAAGGATTCCTGAAAAAAATATTTGTAGACAGGGGAAGTAAAGTGAAAAAAGGACAACTGCTGGCGGTATTGGAAGCCCCTGAAGTAGCCCAGCGTTATGTGTCTGCAAAGTCCGACGAGCGGAAGTTTTATGAAGATTACCGCTACAGCCGGCAATCTTATGAAAGACTTAAAAAGGCAGCAATAAAGACCGGGGCCGTTGCAGCAATAGAGCTGGACAAGGCACTGAGTAAACTGAAAAGCGACAGTGCGGCTTATGCTGCGGTAAAATCCAACACCCTGGTATCCGACCAGTTGCAGCAGTACCTGAGCATCAGGGCTCCTTTTGATGGAACAGTAATGGATAAAAATGTTTCCGTAGGTGCGCTGGTAGGAGAAAATAATACGACCCCGTTATTCTCTATCGTGCAGAACGACAAGCTGAGGTTAACGGTGGCCATTCCGGAGAAACACAGCCAGTCGGTCTCAAAAAATACGAAGGCCTCTTTTACGGTCAGCGCCCTGCCTGGCAAAACATTTCACGCGCTCCTTTCCAGAAATGGTGCATTCCTGCAACAGAAACTAAGGTCGGTTACCACAGAATTCGATGTGATCAATAAAGACCTGGTTTTAGGGGGAGGCGAGTATGCACAGGTAAAACTCGATATGCGCCGTCCGGAAGCGACATTTTGGTTGCCGGCAACGAGTATTGTCCAGGCGCAGTCGGGCGTATTCATTATCAGGCTGGAAGGACAGCACCTAAAAAAGGTTCCTGTCGTTGTTGGCATTCGTAAGGGAGAACTTATGGAAGTATTTGCTGATTTAAACATCGCTGATCAGGTGCTGAAAAAAGGAACGGAGGAATGGAAAGACGGACAAAAAATATAA